A genome region from Pangasianodon hypophthalmus isolate fPanHyp1 chromosome 11, fPanHyp1.pri, whole genome shotgun sequence includes the following:
- the ccdc102a gene encoding coiled-coil domain-containing protein 102A encodes MNHTPSPHMAEAAKSGLLCGLGVGPDRVRSPDSMTHTPSPTAGTPSASPPLLLSPGLGCDGIGTGADWESREELRLRELEEARARAAQMEKTMRWWSDCTANWREKWSKVRAERNRARDEVRQLRQRLDTLTKELTGARRERQELASENEQLQLELQRLRADQSCPSNATVSSPISNSSTADSDRQHSHEDESVGEGPGSPEPEPVRDVGTDKPERQKELQLLEALLRAKADAPDSWDARSVSSLRTALSRQDRNRLLWEDLATPDEDSSKLNVLQLRLDESQKVLLKEREDKLALSKNIQKLETELSQWKLKHEELNKSKQEALKQVREGERRGKKCLKKKKKSFSHPCLKRFITNVGFFLIQVHLFVCLFIYLCVCVCVCVCVCVLQELADLRHVHTKVKKQYQEKTAELAHANRRVEQHEAEVKKLRLRVEELKKELGQAEDELDDARNQSRKLQRSLDEQVEQSENLQVQLEHLQSRLRRQQNPGLFGKMRTSSSSSRFCPDDPERPVSDPDEEEEELQIQIP; translated from the exons ATGAACCACACGCCCAGCCCTCACATGGCCGAGGCGGCTAAATCGGGTCTGCTGTGCGGCCTGGGCGTGGGTCCGGACCGAGTGCGCTCTCCAGACAGCATGACCCACACGCCGAGCCCCACGGCGGGCACGCCCAGCGCCAGCCCTCCCCTGCTGCTGTCGCCCGGTCTGGGCTGTGACGGTATCGGTACCGGAGCGGACTGGGAGAGCCGTGAGGAGCTGCGTCTGCGCGAGCTGGAGGAAGCGCGAGCTCGCGCCGCACAGATGGAGAAGACGATGCGCTGGTGGTCAGACTGCACGGCCAACTGGAGGGAGAAATGGAGTAAAGTGCGCGCCGAGAGGAACCGAGCCCGTGACGAGGTCCGGCAGCTCCGCCAGCGCCTCGACACGCTCACTAAAGAGCTAACGGGGGCGCGGAGAGAGCGGCAGGAGCTGGCCTCCGAAAACGAGCAGCTCCAACTCGAGCTTCAGAGACTCCGAGCCGATCAGAGCTGTCCATCAAACGCCACCGTCTCCTCCCCCATATCCAACTCGTCCACCGCCGATTCCGACAGACAGCACAGCCACGAGGACGAGAGCGTCGGAGAGGGACCGGGTTCTCCAGAGCCGGAACCCGTCAGAGATGTGGGAACCGACAAACCAGAAAGACAAAAG GAGCTGCAGCTGTTGGAGGCTCTGCTGAGGGCGAAAGCCGACGCTCCGGACTCGTGGGACGCTCGCAGCGTGAGCAGCCTGCGCACGGCTCTGAGCCGCCAGGACCGGAACAGGCTCCTGTGGGAGGATCTGGCAACCCCGGACGAAGACTCCAGCAAGCTCAACGTTCTCCAGCTGCGTCTCGACGAGTCTCAGAAAGTCCTGCTGAAGGAGCGCGA AGATAAACTAGCGCTCAGTAAGAACATTCAGAAGCTGGAGACCGAGCTGAGCCAGTGGAAGCTCAAACACGAGGAACTCAATAAGAGCAAACAGGAAGCTCTCAAACAGgtaagagaaggagagagacgggggaaaaaatgtttaaaaaaaaaaaaaaaaagtttcagccATCCCTGCCTGAAGAGATTTATCACGAACGTAGgattt TTCTTGATCCAagtacatttgtttgtttgtttatttatttatttgtgtgtgtgtgtgtgtgtgtgtgtgtgtgtgtgtgtgttgcaggagcTAGCAGACCTGCGTCACGTCCACACGAAGGTGAAGAAGCAGTACCAGGAGAAGACGGCGGAGCTAGCTCACGCTAACCGGCGGGTGGAGCAGCACGAAGCGGAGGTGAAGAAGTTGAGGCTGAGGGTGGAGGAGCTGAAGAAGGAGCTGGGTCAAGCCGAGGACGAG cTGGATGACGCTCGTAACCAGAGCAGGAAGTTGCAGAGATCTCTGGATGAGCAAGTGGAGCAATCAGAGAACCTTCAAGTTCAGCTGGAGCATCTACAGTCCAg GCTGAGGCGTCAGCAGAACCCGGGTCTGTTTGGGAAGATGAGAACGTCGTCGTCCTCGTCGCGGTTCTGCCCCGATGACCCCGAGCGCCCGGTCAGCGACCCTGAcgaagaggaggaagagctgCAGATTCAAATCCCATGA